The following are from one region of the Stigmatella ashevillena genome:
- a CDS encoding sensor histidine kinase produces MSPSAHELEQPAREEQTGPEGVLTLTERTEQLRALVHALPDLIFRQSLDGTYLDFVVSKAEELTASAESMVGANIRQLELPPALIDKVLTHLKRAIEDGTIEVFEYELQVLRGLQHYESRIVRCGPNEAVCIIRNVTERKQAEKRLLDQEEELLRHRAHLEALVHQRTEKLVQATRALEERQAQLIQAEKMASLGQMAAGVAHEISSPVGYVLSNLGALTEYISILMPQLRLQQELLASSAPSSARESLIERMRASWEREDAKSILEDMPELLQESLVGARRIQEIVQTLRLFAREDAKEPQLTDLNAELESTLKMVWNQLKYKCTVKRDFGPLPLLRCHPTQLSQVFTNLLINAAQAIETQGEIAISTRHENGEITVRISDTGKGMTPEVRSRLFTPFFTTKPREQGTGLGLSVSYSIIASHQGHIEVQSEPGQGTTFTIRLPLLTE; encoded by the coding sequence ATGTCTCCCTCTGCCCATGAACTGGAACAGCCGGCCCGAGAGGAGCAAACCGGACCGGAGGGCGTCCTGACGCTGACCGAGCGCACCGAGCAGCTGAGGGCTCTGGTCCATGCCCTTCCAGACCTCATCTTCCGCCAGAGCCTCGACGGCACCTATCTGGACTTCGTGGTCAGCAAGGCCGAGGAACTGACCGCCTCCGCCGAGTCCATGGTGGGGGCCAACATCCGTCAGCTCGAACTGCCCCCTGCCCTGATCGACAAGGTGCTCACGCACCTGAAGCGCGCCATCGAGGACGGCACCATCGAGGTGTTCGAATACGAGCTACAGGTGCTCCGGGGCCTCCAGCACTACGAATCGCGCATTGTCCGCTGTGGACCGAATGAGGCCGTGTGCATCATCCGCAACGTCACCGAGCGCAAGCAGGCGGAAAAACGCCTCCTGGATCAGGAAGAAGAGCTGCTCCGCCACCGCGCGCACCTGGAGGCTCTTGTCCATCAACGGACCGAGAAGCTGGTTCAGGCCACACGCGCCTTGGAGGAACGTCAGGCGCAGCTCATCCAAGCGGAGAAGATGGCCTCCTTGGGACAGATGGCCGCAGGGGTCGCGCACGAAATCAGCAGCCCCGTAGGCTATGTGCTGAGCAACCTGGGAGCGCTCACCGAGTACATCTCGATTCTCATGCCCCAGCTCCGTCTTCAGCAGGAGCTGCTGGCCTCTTCAGCGCCAAGCAGTGCCCGGGAGTCCTTGATCGAGCGCATGCGCGCGTCGTGGGAGCGGGAAGACGCGAAGTCCATTCTTGAGGACATGCCCGAGTTGCTCCAGGAGTCCCTTGTGGGCGCCCGGCGCATCCAGGAGATCGTCCAAACCCTGAGGCTGTTTGCTCGCGAAGATGCCAAGGAGCCGCAGCTCACCGACCTGAACGCGGAGCTGGAATCCACGCTGAAGATGGTGTGGAACCAGCTCAAGTACAAATGCACGGTGAAGCGTGACTTCGGGCCGCTCCCCCTCCTCCGTTGCCATCCCACCCAGCTGTCCCAGGTCTTCACCAACCTGCTCATCAACGCTGCCCAGGCCATCGAGACCCAGGGAGAAATCGCCATCTCCACCCGCCACGAGAACGGCGAAATCACCGTGCGAATCTCGGATACGGGAAAAGGGATGACGCCCGAGGTCCGCTCCCGGCTCTTCACCCCCTTCTTCACCACCAAGCCCCGGGAGCAGGGAACAGGCCTCGGCCTCTCGGTCAGCTACAGCATCATCGCCAGCCATCAGGGCCATATCGAAGTTCAGAGCGAGCCGGGCCAGGGCACCACCTTCACCATCCGCCTGCCCCTCTTGACCGAATAG
- a CDS encoding acyl-CoA dehydrogenase family protein, which produces MTEAELLTEAERISSLLAEHSAQHDQDTTFPSEGKEAISQSPLNTVLLEGASWLTFGKIVSLLSRGNASFGTVWLMHQGAGVTFLALKEPHQRASLDAEFRRGAWFGNALSEPTSGNMFLMPHQEARRVEGGWRLSGAKRFVSGCEHAQYLLTNALCDGQPGFFLIDKDASIRVEDIWDTMGMRATRSQLLHLQDTFLPDSRRLMIDPSQPNAIAMGLPWISIGLAEAALTFAIGYAQERKLPPENKALAQMQWVQFAVAEMSTRLEAARSLAIRGALATDRREPDAPMLQMQAKMVANEAALSIATSALELAGGSGYLRSRNIERYVRDAHSGPLMAWSAPVIKDFLGKALLGLLPPPPKG; this is translated from the coding sequence ATGACGGAAGCAGAGCTTCTGACGGAGGCGGAGCGGATCAGCTCCTTGTTGGCGGAGCATTCCGCCCAGCATGACCAAGACACCACCTTCCCCAGCGAGGGGAAAGAGGCGATCTCCCAGTCTCCGCTGAATACCGTGCTGCTCGAGGGTGCCTCGTGGCTGACCTTCGGCAAGATTGTCAGCCTCCTGTCCCGTGGGAACGCCTCTTTTGGCACCGTCTGGTTGATGCATCAGGGCGCGGGCGTCACCTTCCTGGCCCTGAAGGAGCCTCACCAGCGTGCTTCTCTCGATGCCGAGTTCCGCCGTGGGGCCTGGTTCGGCAATGCCCTGTCCGAGCCCACCAGCGGCAACATGTTCCTCATGCCGCACCAGGAGGCCCGCCGGGTAGAAGGGGGCTGGCGCCTCTCTGGGGCCAAGCGCTTCGTGTCCGGGTGCGAGCACGCCCAGTACCTCCTCACCAACGCCCTCTGCGATGGACAGCCTGGTTTCTTCCTCATCGACAAGGACGCCTCCATCCGCGTGGAGGACATCTGGGACACGATGGGCATGAGGGCCACGCGGAGCCAGCTTCTGCACTTGCAGGACACGTTCCTCCCGGATTCGCGGCGGTTGATGATTGATCCCTCGCAGCCCAATGCCATCGCCATGGGATTGCCGTGGATCTCGATTGGCCTGGCCGAGGCGGCGCTGACGTTTGCCATTGGCTACGCCCAGGAGCGCAAGCTTCCTCCGGAGAACAAGGCGCTCGCGCAGATGCAGTGGGTGCAATTCGCGGTGGCGGAGATGAGCACGCGCCTGGAGGCAGCCAGGTCCCTGGCCATCCGGGGCGCGCTCGCCACGGATCGCCGCGAGCCAGACGCTCCCATGCTTCAGATGCAGGCCAAGATGGTGGCCAACGAGGCGGCCCTGTCGATTGCCACCTCGGCCCTGGAGCTCGCCGGGGGCAGTGGCTACCTCCGGAGCCGCAACATCGAGCGCTACGTCCGGGATGCGCACAGCGGTCCGCTGATGGCCTGGTCCGCGCCCGTCATCAAGGATTTTCTCGGCAAGGCCCTCTTGGGGCTGCTGCCTCCCCCTCCCAAGGGGTGA
- a CDS encoding acyl-CoA dehydrogenase family protein has translation MTETYASAEALEAFLGDPGDASSVSSFQKALELDEREMFPDAAFSALRDWGFHNYYIPTHLGGRLRSLEEVLALARVLSRRDLSLAIGHGKTYLGLVPVWGSGSAEQQRHLAAIAATGAPVSLGLTERAHGSDLLATDMRAVRTPTGFSLTGEKWLINNGTRSQAIVVLARTEPGAGPRGLSLLVVEKARLAPGTYRHVQKIRTHGIRGADISGVTFEAAELPAEALVGAPGSGLETVMRVIQLTRLLCSGFSLGAGDTALRCTLDFARSRKLYNSTVLAISNVRSTLTDAFADLLLSDAVAVAGARLAHVAPEQLSVGSAVVKYFVPATVEAMIRDVAVVLGARYYIREDHWSGAFQKLSRDAAVVSLFDGSTAVNLNALGLQLRYLVESMASPIADEARTEALFRLATPLPALDPSKLTLSARGRDLVVQSLHGSLRSLQKLEETGAAGGNLVAALSRHASHLLKEVSAMGDRLTEVEDLEGIQFGRSAGLFSLAKRYCEIHAAAACLGLWLYNRERLPEYFQRGDWVHLCLNRVSPNVAGISTEQREGAVREMERMSAEKRLFSIAPFQLAGMPPS, from the coding sequence TTGACGGAGACCTATGCCAGCGCCGAGGCATTGGAGGCCTTTCTGGGAGATCCCGGAGATGCCTCCAGTGTGAGTTCCTTCCAGAAGGCGCTGGAACTCGATGAACGGGAAATGTTCCCTGACGCTGCGTTCTCCGCGCTCAGGGATTGGGGATTCCACAATTATTACATCCCCACGCACCTGGGCGGCCGGCTCCGCTCATTGGAGGAAGTCCTTGCGCTGGCGCGCGTGTTGTCGCGCCGTGACCTGAGCCTGGCCATCGGTCATGGCAAGACCTATCTTGGACTGGTCCCCGTGTGGGGTTCCGGCAGTGCCGAGCAGCAGCGGCACCTCGCGGCCATTGCGGCCACGGGAGCCCCTGTGTCCCTGGGGTTGACGGAACGGGCACACGGCAGCGATCTGCTCGCCACGGACATGCGTGCCGTGCGTACCCCCACGGGGTTCTCGCTGACGGGCGAGAAGTGGCTGATCAACAACGGCACTCGCAGCCAGGCCATCGTGGTGCTGGCTCGGACGGAGCCCGGCGCCGGTCCACGAGGACTCTCGCTGCTCGTGGTCGAGAAAGCCCGGCTTGCTCCTGGCACGTACCGGCATGTGCAGAAGATCCGCACGCACGGCATCCGGGGGGCCGACATCAGTGGAGTGACCTTCGAGGCCGCGGAGCTTCCCGCAGAGGCGCTCGTGGGCGCTCCTGGGAGCGGTCTCGAGACCGTGATGCGGGTGATCCAGTTGACGCGGCTGCTGTGCTCGGGCTTCTCCCTGGGGGCAGGGGACACGGCGCTCCGGTGCACGTTGGACTTCGCGCGCTCACGCAAGCTGTACAACAGCACCGTGCTCGCCATCTCGAATGTGAGGAGCACACTCACGGATGCTTTCGCGGACCTGCTGCTCTCGGATGCCGTGGCCGTGGCGGGGGCACGCCTGGCGCATGTGGCCCCGGAGCAGTTGAGTGTGGGGTCCGCCGTCGTGAAGTACTTCGTTCCCGCGACCGTCGAAGCCATGATCCGGGATGTGGCCGTGGTGCTGGGGGCCCGGTACTACATTCGAGAGGATCACTGGAGCGGAGCCTTCCAGAAGCTCTCGCGCGATGCCGCGGTCGTCAGTCTCTTCGATGGTTCGACGGCGGTGAACCTCAACGCACTCGGTTTGCAGTTGCGGTACCTGGTCGAGAGCATGGCGTCGCCCATCGCGGACGAGGCCCGGACAGAGGCGCTGTTCCGCCTGGCGACGCCTCTGCCCGCGCTGGATCCGTCGAAACTGACGCTTTCCGCCCGGGGCCGGGATCTGGTGGTTCAGTCTCTTCATGGCTCCCTCCGGTCGCTTCAGAAGCTGGAGGAGACGGGGGCTGCCGGAGGAAACCTCGTGGCCGCGCTGAGCCGCCACGCATCGCACCTGCTGAAGGAAGTTTCCGCGATGGGGGACAGGCTCACGGAGGTCGAGGATCTGGAAGGGATCCAGTTTGGCCGCTCGGCGGGACTGTTTTCGTTGGCCAAGCGCTATTGCGAGATTCACGCCGCCGCGGCCTGCTTGGGGCTCTGGCTCTACAACCGGGAGCGTCTCCCGGAGTATTTCCAGCGTGGCGATTGGGTCCACCTCTGCTTGAACCGAGTGTCCCCCAACGTGGCGGGTATCTCCACCGAGCAGCGTGAGGGGGCCGTGCGGGAAATGGAGAGGATGTCCGCAGAGAAGCGGTTGTTCTCCATAGCGCCCTTCCAACTCGCGGGAATGCCACCGTCCTGA
- a CDS encoding aminotransferase class III-fold pyridoxal phosphate-dependent enzyme produces the protein MTDSLSELYTRHCRPRIGEILQSLKLDVVFHRAEGDFLFYRDEKGEEVKVTDFLGGYGALIFGHNHPELVATIKKAYDDKLPFLAQMSCRANAGRLGAKLHQMMLARTGNAYITTLASTGTEAVEAAMKHATYSHAKRISRIKQELDDKVDAARRGLHERRYTLSSHFYERARAWLRLTSVDDFELVVAAVQANNHRVLQTPSVFIALERAFHGKTLGSVALTHYADYRRHFLHSSPRTLFIEPGDERGLEEAVRGTKLACYSLSVGADNQISLVEETHSNVAALFVEPLQGEGGIRLMSRPFMKRCRDLATESSFPLVFDEIQSGMGRTGTFLFSEQQGIFADYYILSKGLGGGVAKVSALLVEKSHYEHEFGLIHTSTFAEDEISSAVALKALELIDGKPELMRNCVERGQQLKDGLQQLKMDFPTVIQDVRGAGLMLGVEFRRQEDRGSPAIAEVFAQGLLGYVISGYLLHEHRLRIAPTISNKSLVRIEPSALISEDECDILLGALRSVCEILENQNAYELFRFAVGNPRRATALAPPMQSYRGPVREAASRDVNARVAFVGYFVKSKNVRQWDASMSAFTDEQLAELIRRIYPVMDPFVVDERIIQSSSGRRVSLTVVGIPTDSDSFAALMKSEERDGLVERIEAAVALAADRGCTVAALGGFTSIVTGNGRGLRVDGRIAVTTGNSLTVAMGLESILQAASRAEIDLSTSCFAAIGASGNIGSIYSQVLADRVPRMVLLGRPGRLREVENVAADIYLHAARDLVARTRASSGQPQLGGIASAIAETRVIRDMVEARTASTDARQLYEAINAELRDKAPITVTADPEMLRYANLILGASNSPTPVIHAQMLGSAPVVICDVAIPSDVDDAVRSMPNVTVVEGGLVQLPLDKDFTIRGLDMPEGHLYACCCEGLLMGLTGMREHYSHGAITKSQVLQIMQVARMHGFSLGARAAAHSL, from the coding sequence ATGACTGATTCCCTGAGTGAACTGTACACGCGCCACTGCCGCCCGCGCATCGGAGAGATTCTCCAGTCGTTGAAGCTGGACGTCGTCTTCCATCGCGCAGAAGGCGACTTCCTGTTCTACCGGGACGAGAAGGGTGAGGAGGTCAAGGTCACGGACTTCTTGGGGGGATACGGGGCGTTGATCTTCGGGCACAACCACCCCGAGCTGGTCGCTACCATCAAGAAGGCGTACGACGACAAGCTCCCCTTCCTGGCGCAGATGAGCTGCCGTGCCAACGCCGGCCGGTTGGGCGCCAAGCTGCACCAGATGATGTTGGCGCGGACCGGCAATGCCTACATCACGACGCTCGCGAGCACGGGAACCGAGGCGGTCGAGGCGGCGATGAAGCACGCCACCTACTCGCACGCCAAGCGAATCAGCCGCATCAAGCAGGAGCTTGACGACAAGGTCGATGCGGCGCGCCGGGGACTGCATGAGCGGCGCTACACGCTGTCGAGCCACTTTTATGAGCGTGCCCGCGCGTGGCTCCGTCTCACCAGTGTGGATGACTTCGAGCTCGTCGTGGCCGCGGTGCAAGCCAACAACCACCGCGTCCTTCAAACGCCCTCGGTGTTCATCGCCTTGGAGCGGGCGTTCCATGGAAAGACCCTGGGCTCCGTGGCGCTGACGCACTATGCGGACTACCGGCGCCACTTTCTGCACAGCTCGCCGCGGACCCTGTTCATCGAACCGGGGGACGAACGGGGGCTGGAAGAGGCGGTCCGAGGTACGAAGCTGGCCTGTTATTCGTTGTCGGTGGGAGCCGATAACCAGATCTCCCTGGTGGAGGAGACGCACTCCAACGTCGCGGCGCTCTTCGTCGAGCCGCTTCAGGGCGAGGGCGGTATCCGGCTCATGTCCCGGCCGTTCATGAAGCGTTGCCGGGATCTCGCCACCGAGAGCTCTTTCCCGCTCGTCTTCGACGAGATCCAGAGCGGCATGGGGCGCACCGGCACCTTCCTGTTCTCCGAGCAGCAGGGGATCTTCGCGGACTACTACATCCTGTCGAAGGGGCTCGGCGGTGGTGTGGCCAAGGTGTCCGCGCTGCTCGTCGAGAAGAGCCACTACGAGCATGAGTTCGGCCTCATCCACACCTCGACCTTCGCGGAGGATGAGATCAGCTCCGCGGTGGCGCTCAAGGCGCTGGAGCTCATTGATGGAAAACCGGAGCTGATGCGCAACTGTGTCGAGCGCGGCCAGCAGCTCAAGGATGGGCTCCAGCAGCTCAAGATGGATTTCCCGACGGTCATCCAGGATGTCCGCGGCGCTGGGCTCATGCTGGGCGTCGAGTTCCGTCGGCAAGAGGACCGTGGCTCTCCCGCGATTGCCGAAGTCTTCGCCCAGGGGTTGCTTGGCTACGTCATCTCCGGATACTTGCTGCACGAGCACCGGCTGCGCATCGCTCCCACCATCTCCAACAAGTCACTGGTCCGCATCGAGCCGTCCGCGCTGATCTCCGAGGACGAGTGCGACATCCTTCTGGGAGCGCTTCGCAGCGTTTGCGAGATCCTCGAGAATCAGAACGCGTACGAGCTGTTCCGCTTCGCGGTGGGCAACCCGCGCCGCGCCACCGCGCTGGCTCCTCCGATGCAGTCGTACCGCGGTCCAGTCCGTGAGGCAGCATCCCGGGATGTCAATGCACGGGTGGCCTTCGTGGGCTATTTCGTGAAGTCCAAGAACGTCCGGCAATGGGATGCCAGCATGTCGGCGTTTACCGATGAGCAGCTCGCCGAGCTGATTCGCCGGATCTACCCCGTCATGGATCCCTTCGTCGTCGACGAGAGGATCATCCAATCGAGCAGTGGCCGCCGCGTGTCGCTCACGGTCGTCGGCATTCCCACGGACTCCGACAGCTTCGCCGCCCTGATGAAGAGCGAAGAGCGGGATGGGCTGGTCGAGCGGATCGAGGCTGCGGTAGCGCTCGCGGCGGACCGGGGTTGCACTGTGGCCGCGCTGGGCGGCTTTACTTCCATCGTGACGGGCAATGGGCGTGGCCTGCGGGTCGATGGCCGCATTGCCGTGACGACCGGCAACTCCCTCACGGTGGCCATGGGGCTGGAGTCCATCCTCCAAGCCGCATCCCGCGCGGAGATCGATCTCTCGACATCCTGCTTCGCGGCGATCGGAGCCAGCGGCAACATTGGCAGCATCTACAGCCAGGTGCTGGCGGATCGGGTGCCCCGCATGGTTCTTCTCGGCAGGCCCGGACGGCTCCGGGAGGTCGAGAACGTGGCGGCGGATATCTACCTCCATGCCGCACGGGATCTCGTGGCCAGGACACGGGCTTCCTCAGGCCAGCCTCAGCTCGGTGGCATCGCCTCGGCCATCGCGGAGACCCGTGTCATCCGTGACATGGTCGAGGCGCGGACCGCCTCCACCGACGCCAGGCAGCTGTACGAGGCGATCAACGCCGAGCTTCGCGACAAGGCGCCGATCACGGTGACCGCTGACCCGGAGATGCTGCGGTATGCCAACTTGATCCTCGGAGCGAGCAACTCGCCGACCCCGGTGATCCATGCCCAGATGCTTGGCTCGGCTCCGGTGGTGATCTGCGATGTGGCCATTCCTTCGGATGTCGACGACGCTGTCCGCTCGATGCCGAATGTGACCGTCGTCGAGGGGGGGCTGGTCCAATTGCCGCTGGACAAGGACTTCACGATCCGTGGGTTGGACATGCCGGAAGGCCATCTCTACGCCTGCTGCTGCGAGGGTTTGCTGATGGGCCTGACGGGAATGCGTGAGCACTACAGTCACGGAGCGATCACCAAGTCCCAGGTCTTGCAAATCATGCAGGTGGCGCGCATGCACGGCTTCTCTCTCGGAGCCCGTGCCGCAGCTCACTCGTTGTGA
- a CDS encoding AMP-binding protein, with protein MSTHGAVQSLFPLDDAGETQLTKPSLLGTPNPQRALQVVPSLYSDLDLVSLLRLRSLDQADQLAYSYETDHGEVRLTYAELDRQARAIAAQLQAANGAGARALLLYPPGPDFLAGFFGCLYAGVIAVPAYPPRPPFRPQDRNVRRILAIAHDASPRFVITTDAVRTKLRDIAGALPGVEHWLASDAQEGPGAEAWSSFSPKSEDLAFLQYTSGSTGTPKGVMVSHGNITANERMITMGFGLTEKDVIGGWLPVFHDMGLIGHILQPMYLGAPCFLMSPMSFMKRPFRWLDLISRHRLTTSGAPDFAYRLCVESVTEEEKSRIDLSCWELAFNGAEPVRSETLESFSAAFASCGFRRSAFYPTYGFAEATLFVTGGVKEAPPVKLAVKRTELERGRAVEVAEGETRDERVVIGCGKSAVGQKLAVVLPESRVLAEEGQVGEVWVSGPNVTGGYWNREKETADRFGALIAGAADSRSFYRTGDLGFLRNGELFVTGRASDLIIIRGANHYPEDIELTVDRVNEHFLMSCAVSVDVQGEERLVVVQEVAREFPKDQLDQIGTAVRRAISESHELDLHALVLIQRNRLPRTSSGKVQRRACRELFMKEELEPIATWTGPQQTPAPAAVVAEAAPVKASAEPLSDAAERELSAWLVARVSRMLRVQPHEIDPAKPLAEYGLDSAASVLIAGELERKLGREIPATVSWDYPTISSLAHFLTRGASTEST; from the coding sequence ATGAGCACGCACGGAGCGGTCCAGTCCCTCTTCCCGTTGGATGATGCTGGGGAGACGCAACTCACAAAGCCGTCTTTGTTGGGCACTCCGAACCCCCAGCGCGCGTTGCAGGTGGTGCCCTCGCTGTACAGCGACCTGGATCTCGTCTCGCTGCTGCGCCTGCGAAGTCTCGATCAGGCGGATCAGCTGGCCTATTCGTACGAGACGGACCATGGCGAAGTGCGGTTGACGTACGCCGAACTCGATCGCCAGGCGCGCGCCATCGCCGCTCAACTCCAGGCTGCCAATGGGGCAGGGGCTCGCGCGCTGCTGCTGTATCCCCCTGGGCCTGATTTTCTCGCGGGCTTCTTCGGGTGCCTCTACGCGGGAGTGATCGCGGTCCCGGCTTATCCCCCGCGGCCTCCGTTCCGCCCGCAGGATCGCAATGTCCGCCGGATTCTCGCCATTGCCCATGATGCCAGTCCCCGGTTCGTCATCACCACGGACGCGGTGCGTACCAAGCTGCGTGACATTGCCGGCGCACTGCCGGGCGTGGAGCACTGGTTGGCCAGCGATGCGCAGGAGGGGCCGGGGGCCGAGGCCTGGTCTTCCTTCTCCCCGAAGTCAGAGGATCTGGCGTTTCTCCAGTACACCTCGGGTTCGACCGGCACGCCCAAGGGGGTCATGGTCAGCCATGGGAACATCACCGCCAATGAGCGCATGATCACCATGGGGTTCGGCCTGACGGAGAAGGACGTGATCGGCGGCTGGCTGCCGGTGTTCCACGACATGGGGCTCATCGGCCACATCCTCCAGCCGATGTACCTCGGCGCGCCGTGCTTCCTGATGTCGCCGATGTCGTTCATGAAGCGGCCCTTCCGCTGGCTGGATCTGATCTCGCGCCATCGCTTGACCACGAGCGGTGCACCGGACTTCGCCTACCGGCTCTGTGTCGAGTCCGTGACCGAGGAAGAGAAGTCCCGCATCGATCTGTCCTGCTGGGAGCTGGCCTTCAACGGCGCGGAGCCCGTGCGCAGTGAGACGCTGGAGAGCTTCTCCGCAGCGTTCGCCTCTTGCGGCTTCCGCCGGAGCGCGTTCTACCCCACCTATGGCTTCGCGGAGGCAACCCTGTTCGTGACGGGAGGCGTGAAGGAAGCGCCCCCCGTGAAGCTCGCCGTCAAGCGTACGGAGCTGGAGCGTGGCAGGGCTGTCGAGGTGGCGGAGGGCGAGACGCGCGACGAGCGTGTGGTGATCGGCTGCGGGAAGAGCGCGGTGGGTCAGAAGCTGGCCGTCGTCCTCCCGGAGAGCCGGGTGTTGGCCGAGGAGGGCCAGGTGGGAGAGGTCTGGGTGTCAGGCCCCAACGTGACGGGAGGGTACTGGAACCGTGAGAAGGAGACCGCCGACCGCTTCGGTGCGCTCATCGCGGGAGCAGCGGACTCCCGGTCCTTCTACCGCACCGGGGATCTGGGCTTCCTGCGCAATGGGGAGCTGTTCGTCACCGGGCGCGCGAGTGATCTGATCATCATCCGTGGGGCGAACCACTACCCCGAGGACATCGAGCTGACCGTCGACCGCGTGAATGAGCACTTCCTGATGTCGTGCGCGGTGTCGGTCGATGTGCAGGGCGAGGAGCGCCTCGTCGTGGTTCAGGAGGTGGCACGCGAGTTCCCCAAGGACCAGCTCGATCAGATCGGCACCGCGGTGCGCAGGGCAATCTCCGAGTCCCACGAGTTGGACCTGCATGCGCTGGTGCTGATCCAGCGCAACCGGTTGCCCAGGACCTCGAGCGGGAAGGTGCAGCGGCGCGCCTGCCGCGAGCTCTTCATGAAGGAGGAGCTGGAGCCCATTGCCACCTGGACCGGTCCGCAGCAGACCCCCGCGCCTGCCGCGGTGGTGGCCGAGGCTGCCCCTGTGAAGGCCTCCGCGGAGCCGCTGTCCGACGCAGCGGAGCGCGAGCTCTCGGCATGGCTGGTCGCCCGCGTCTCCCGGATGCTGCGTGTCCAGCCGCACGAGATCGATCCTGCCAAGCCGCTTGCGGAGTACGGCCTCGACTCGGCCGCCTCGGTGCTCATCGCAGGCGAGTTGGAGCGGAAGCTGGGGCGAGAGATTCCCGCGACCGTCTCCTGGGACTACCCGACCATCTCTTCTCTCGCGCACTTCCTGACCCGTGGCGCCTCCACCGAGAGTACCTGA
- the fabD gene encoding ACP S-malonyltransferase: protein MTNIYVFPGQGSQTIGMGKELFPRYKHLLRQADALLGYSVAELCLSGPQERLSDTRYTQPALYVVNALSYLEEVRRTGVLPDFVAGHSLGEYNALFASGAFDFLTGLELVQRRGALMAAATGGGMAAVLGLPPERLSAILDQQGLTSLDVANLNSPQQIVISGPKQDIQAAKPILEREGANTVVPLKVSAAFHSRYMRSAAEQFSSFLSGYQFAELKIPVISNTEAAPYEDGRIAETLTKQLAHPVRWMDTVAFLLQQPAPEILEIGPGQVLTRLTRQIAQHPLRAAS from the coding sequence ATGACGAACATCTACGTCTTTCCAGGACAGGGCTCGCAGACGATTGGGATGGGGAAGGAGCTGTTCCCCCGCTACAAGCACCTGCTGCGGCAAGCGGATGCCCTGCTGGGATACTCGGTCGCGGAACTCTGCCTCTCGGGACCTCAGGAGCGCCTGAGCGACACCCGCTATACCCAACCAGCCCTGTACGTCGTCAACGCGCTCTCCTACCTGGAAGAGGTCCGGCGAACGGGGGTCCTGCCTGACTTCGTCGCGGGCCACAGTTTGGGGGAGTACAACGCCCTCTTTGCCTCGGGGGCCTTCGACTTCCTCACCGGCTTGGAGCTGGTTCAGCGCCGCGGGGCCTTGATGGCCGCCGCCACGGGAGGTGGAATGGCGGCAGTGCTGGGCCTGCCCCCGGAGCGCCTCTCGGCGATCCTGGATCAGCAGGGGCTCACGTCGCTGGACGTCGCCAACCTCAATTCCCCCCAGCAGATCGTCATCTCCGGTCCCAAGCAGGACATCCAGGCAGCAAAGCCCATTCTCGAGCGGGAGGGTGCGAACACGGTGGTGCCGCTCAAAGTCAGTGCAGCATTCCACTCTCGCTACATGCGGAGCGCGGCGGAGCAGTTCTCGAGCTTCCTCTCGGGCTACCAGTTCGCCGAATTGAAGATCCCGGTCATCTCCAACACGGAAGCGGCCCCCTATGAGGATGGACGCATTGCCGAGACGTTGACGAAGCAGCTCGCCCATCCCGTCCGATGGATGGACACCGTCGCATTCTTGCTTCAGCAGCCCGCTCCGGAGATCCTCGAGATCGGACCTGGGCAGGTGCTCACGAGACTGACCCGTCAGATTGCCCAACACCCGCTCCGGGCCGCCTCCTAA